From the Bacteroidia bacterium genome, one window contains:
- a CDS encoding tetrathionate reductase family octaheme c-type cytochrome yields the protein MKKILLLLAFAAIAVLSAVALLAPADAPPSALTELREKMETKPAKKVDHAVFPALQRRFERPQDVTETCISCHNHRHTEVMRSNHWNWEREEYVAGRGVVYIGKKNAMNNFCIGAMGNEKSCAKCHIGLGMSEAGMTYTDATNIDCLVCHDNTETYAKASEQGGAPVATLDFGHIARNVGKPMRSNCGVCHFYGGGGNNVKHGDLEEALFQPTRDVDVHMGIDGMDMGCVDCHITEEHNIAGKLYSLSSMNRNRAYCETCHGETPHESGVLNEHTLKVACQTCHIPVYAKVNATKTHWDWSTVGKLKNGEPYEVDDEEGNHTYLSIKGSFKWGKQLEPEYVWFNGTASHYLLGDQYEDSTATISLNRLHGSYSDADAKIIPVKIHRAIQPTDPVHRMLIMPKLYADAEGEGALWKDFDWRRSAALGMEKAGLPFSGEVSFIKTEMYWPINHMVSGKDATVQCTECHTRDNGRLAGLTDFYMPGRDYSPLVETGGAALLILTLVGMAAHGSIRVIAAKRKNNGGAR from the coding sequence ATGAAGAAAATCCTCCTGCTCCTTGCCTTCGCCGCGATCGCGGTACTTAGCGCAGTCGCGCTGCTCGCTCCCGCAGACGCACCTCCTTCCGCTTTGACGGAATTGCGGGAAAAAATGGAAACCAAACCTGCCAAAAAGGTGGATCACGCGGTGTTCCCGGCACTGCAGCGGCGCTTTGAACGTCCGCAAGACGTCACCGAAACCTGTATTTCCTGCCACAATCACCGCCACACCGAAGTCATGCGCTCGAATCACTGGAATTGGGAGCGTGAGGAGTACGTGGCCGGACGTGGCGTGGTGTACATCGGCAAGAAAAACGCCATGAACAATTTCTGCATCGGCGCAATGGGCAATGAAAAAAGCTGCGCCAAATGTCACATCGGCTTGGGTATGTCTGAAGCGGGAATGACCTACACCGACGCGACGAATATTGACTGTCTGGTCTGTCACGACAATACCGAGACCTACGCCAAAGCCTCCGAACAGGGAGGTGCACCCGTGGCGACACTCGATTTCGGTCATATCGCACGGAATGTCGGCAAGCCCATGCGCAGCAATTGCGGTGTCTGTCATTTCTATGGCGGCGGCGGTAACAACGTCAAGCATGGTGATCTGGAAGAAGCGCTGTTCCAGCCCACGCGCGATGTGGATGTACATATGGGTATCGACGGCATGGATATGGGCTGCGTGGACTGCCACATCACCGAGGAGCACAATATCGCCGGCAAGCTGTATTCTCTCTCTTCCATGAACCGAAACCGCGCTTATTGCGAGACCTGCCACGGCGAAACGCCCCATGAGAGCGGCGTGCTGAATGAACACACCCTGAAAGTGGCCTGCCAGACCTGCCACATCCCGGTCTATGCGAAGGTCAATGCCACAAAGACGCATTGGGATTGGTCCACCGTTGGAAAGCTGAAAAACGGGGAGCCGTATGAAGTGGACGATGAAGAAGGAAACCATACCTACCTTTCCATAAAGGGCTCCTTCAAATGGGGGAAACAATTGGAACCGGAGTATGTGTGGTTCAATGGTACGGCGTCGCATTATCTCCTGGGCGACCAGTATGAAGACTCCACCGCAACGATTTCCCTCAACCGCCTGCACGGTTCCTATTCCGATGCGGACGCGAAAATCATTCCGGTAAAAATTCACCGTGCGATTCAGCCAACCGATCCTGTGCATCGCATGTTGATCATGCCCAAGCTGTACGCGGATGCGGAAGGCGAAGGCGCTCTCTGGAAGGACTTTGACTGGCGACGGTCGGCCGCTCTCGGCATGGAGAAAGCCGGGCTCCCTTTCAGCGGAGAAGTTTCCTTCATCAAAACCGAGATGTACTGGCCGATCAACCACATGGTCTCCGGCAAGGACGCCACCGTTCAGTGCACCGAGTGTCATACACGGGACAACGGACGACTTGCCGGTCTGACGGATTTCTACATGCCGGGACGCGACTACTCGCCTCTGGTAGAGACAGGTGGTGCCGCCCTGCTCATCCTCACTCTTGTCGGAATGGCGGCGCACGGAAGCATCCGTGTCATTGCGGCGAAACGGAAGAACAATGGAGGTGCCCGATGA
- a CDS encoding DUF2200 domain-containing protein, whose translation MTTHHIFAMPFAKVYPLYVQKAEKKGRTKEEVDGIICWLTGYDQAGLQRQIEEGKDFEAFFAEAPAMNPHAALIKGVVCGVRVEDVEDPLMRNIRYLDKLIDELAKGKAMEKILR comes from the coding sequence ATGACCACACATCACATTTTTGCCATGCCTTTTGCAAAGGTCTATCCGCTGTATGTTCAGAAGGCGGAAAAGAAAGGCCGTACGAAGGAGGAGGTGGACGGCATCATCTGTTGGCTCACCGGCTACGACCAGGCGGGTCTGCAGCGGCAAATCGAAGAAGGGAAGGATTTCGAAGCCTTCTTTGCCGAGGCCCCGGCCATGAATCCGCATGCGGCATTGATCAAGGGTGTCGTATGCGGAGTACGCGTGGAGGACGTCGAGGATCCGCTGATGCGGAATATCCGTTATCTGGACAAGTTGATAGACGAACTCGCAAAGGGAAAGGCGATGGAGAAGATCTTGCGCTAG
- a CDS encoding cytochrome b/b6 domain-containing protein: MSPVKHVYVYRAFERFWHWSQALLIMFLAVTGFEIHGSISFFGFENAVTYHNIAAYALIILIIFAIFWHLSTGEWRQYLPTLTHLRAYLNYYLFGIFRDAPHPTKKTVLSKLNPLQKLVYFGLKTIILPGMLLTGLLYILYRYPQQHGVEALNVESLRTIAILHTAGAFLLIAFLIAHLYLITTGDTVTSNLKAMLTGFEDVHEKDDDDTKEVIQSQETIQQPATETAP, from the coding sequence ATGAGCCCCGTCAAACATGTGTATGTCTACCGCGCGTTCGAACGCTTCTGGCACTGGAGCCAGGCCTTGCTCATAATGTTTCTCGCGGTCACCGGTTTCGAAATCCACGGCTCCATCAGCTTTTTCGGTTTCGAAAACGCGGTCACGTATCACAATATCGCCGCGTATGCGTTGATCATCCTTATCATTTTTGCGATCTTCTGGCACTTGAGTACCGGCGAGTGGCGTCAGTATCTGCCGACACTGACGCATCTTCGTGCGTATCTCAACTACTACTTGTTCGGAATTTTCCGCGATGCACCTCATCCTACGAAAAAGACGGTGTTGAGTAAGCTCAATCCCCTGCAGAAACTGGTGTATTTCGGCCTCAAGACCATCATTCTCCCGGGCATGTTGTTGACGGGATTGCTCTACATCCTCTACCGTTATCCACAGCAGCACGGGGTGGAAGCGCTTAACGTCGAATCGCTCCGCACCATCGCCATTCTGCACACAGCCGGGGCGTTTCTGCTGATCGCTTTTCTGATAGCACATCTGTATCTGATCACGACCGGAGACACGGTAACGAGCAATCTCAAAGCCATGCTCACCGGGTTCGAAGACGTGCACGAGAAAGACGACGACGATACAAAAGAAGTCATTCAATCACAGGAAACGATACAGCAACCCGCTACGGAGACGGCACCATGA
- a CDS encoding YeeE/YedE thiosulfate transporter family protein: MGPLVPDIIGQNLNYVVALFIGVGFGWILEQAGFSTSKKLVGLFYGYDFTVLRVFFTAGVTAMFGIIILQHFGMLDINLVYINPTFLWSAIVGGVIMGLGFVVGGFCPGTSVCAAAIGKKDAMLFVLGSLLGVLVFAEGYPLFEDLYKAGHWGSPHIFETMGLPKSVFVFLLTAVALIAFWAVTLVEARTNRETPKPWLLTRVGVTVAVVGIVIAVSGYFFPTQKEHYLYATHHQQGGGAAAVSGMSVDEFAFRLLDKDRRLRVVDFRDAAAAKSMPLPNAVPFTLENLFEKEPRRLLAQRGTINVFIAPDENTERRLATVAGELGYKNIRVLEGGLKAFEAAILNFDTTLVPATRQDVDTYRFRARARRDLPAVIAASANTAPVVKTIKRAVGGC; this comes from the coding sequence ATGGGACCTCTTGTACCTGATATCATCGGACAGAACCTGAATTACGTCGTCGCGTTGTTCATCGGCGTGGGCTTCGGCTGGATACTCGAGCAGGCCGGCTTTTCGACATCGAAAAAACTCGTCGGACTGTTTTACGGCTATGATTTTACCGTGCTGCGCGTGTTCTTCACCGCAGGAGTAACCGCGATGTTCGGCATTATCATCCTTCAGCATTTCGGCATGCTGGATATCAATCTCGTCTATATCAATCCCACCTTTCTCTGGTCGGCCATTGTCGGCGGCGTAATCATGGGACTGGGCTTCGTGGTCGGGGGCTTCTGTCCCGGGACCAGCGTCTGCGCCGCGGCCATCGGTAAAAAAGACGCCATGCTCTTTGTCCTCGGTTCGCTGCTCGGCGTGCTTGTGTTCGCCGAGGGGTATCCGCTCTTCGAGGATTTGTACAAAGCCGGCCATTGGGGCAGTCCGCACATTTTCGAGACCATGGGGCTACCGAAATCCGTGTTCGTGTTTCTCTTGACGGCGGTGGCGCTCATCGCCTTCTGGGCGGTAACCCTCGTGGAAGCGCGTACGAATCGCGAGACGCCGAAACCCTGGTTGCTGACCCGCGTCGGTGTGACTGTGGCGGTGGTCGGTATCGTGATCGCCGTGTCGGGCTACTTTTTCCCGACGCAGAAGGAACATTATCTGTACGCCACGCATCATCAGCAGGGAGGCGGCGCCGCTGCGGTATCGGGGATGAGCGTCGATGAGTTCGCGTTTCGTCTGCTCGACAAGGACAGGCGTTTGCGCGTAGTGGATTTCCGCGATGCTGCGGCCGCGAAATCCATGCCCTTGCCGAATGCCGTTCCGTTCACACTGGAAAATCTCTTCGAGAAGGAGCCGCGTCGTCTGCTCGCGCAGCGGGGAACGATCAACGTGTTCATCGCCCCTGATGAGAACACCGAACGCCGCCTCGCCACCGTGGCGGGAGAGCTCGGTTATAAGAACATCCGTGTGCTTGAGGGTGGGTTAAAAGCCTTCGAGGCCGCCATCCTCAACTTCGATACCACGCTCGTGCCTGCGACGCGGCAGGATGTGGATACATATCGTTTCCGTGCACGTGCCCGCCGCGATCTGCCCGCCGTTATCGCCGCCAGTGCCAACACCGCCCCGGTCGTGAAAACGATCAAGCGGGCTGTAGGAGGGTGTTGA
- the rpsD gene encoding 30S ribosomal protein S4: MKYNGPKVKISRQLGVPVSPKAAKVMERKPHPPGAHGLSRNRRAKVSDYKRQLIEKQRLRWQYNISEKQMSTYYEKATRKTGNTADNLARFLESRLDAVVYRGGLARTIFAARQYVAHGHIEVNGHRVDIPSYQVRVNDVITVRQKSRKIPMFNEAVKISRPPEYLAINKPELSITVTASPEREHIPVICEFPLVIEYYSR, from the coding sequence ATGAAGTACAACGGTCCCAAGGTCAAGATCTCACGCCAGCTCGGCGTCCCCGTTTCGCCCAAGGCGGCAAAGGTGATGGAGCGCAAACCGCATCCTCCCGGTGCGCATGGTTTGTCCCGCAACCGCCGTGCGAAAGTGTCGGACTACAAACGCCAGCTTATCGAGAAGCAGCGTCTGCGCTGGCAATACAACATCAGCGAAAAGCAGATGTCGACCTACTACGAAAAGGCGACCCGCAAGACCGGCAACACCGCCGACAACCTCGCGCGTTTTCTTGAGAGCCGTCTTGACGCCGTCGTGTACCGCGGCGGACTCGCCCGCACCATTTTCGCGGCCCGACAGTACGTCGCTCACGGCCATATCGAAGTGAACGGCCATCGCGTGGACATCCCCTCGTATCAGGTGCGCGTCAATGATGTGATCACGGTACGTCAGAAAAGCCGCAAGATCCCGATGTTCAACGAGGCGGTGAAGATTTCCCGTCCGCCCGAGTATCTCGCCATCAACAAACCCGAGCTTTCCATCACCGTCACCGCTTCGCCCGAGCGCGAGCACATCCCGGTGATCTGCGAATTCCCGCTGGTGATCGAGTATTACTCGCGCTAA
- a CDS encoding YeeE/YedE family protein, with protein MTPKPYMNPYLAGVLLGLLLTATVYITGRGLGASGAMKSAAVATVETVAPSHASGTPYYREYQEEHPEGALKNWLVFEVIGVVIGAFLSGLLSNRLSFKLEHGPRTTRNIRIAGAIFGGALFGFGAQLGRGCTSGAALSGMGVLSTGGIITMMAIFGGAYAFAYFFRKLWV; from the coding sequence ATGACACCCAAACCCTACATGAATCCCTATCTCGCGGGCGTGCTGCTGGGCCTGCTGTTGACCGCGACGGTGTACATCACGGGCCGCGGATTGGGCGCCAGCGGTGCGATGAAAAGCGCGGCTGTGGCCACTGTGGAAACCGTCGCACCGTCTCACGCGTCCGGCACCCCCTACTATCGGGAGTATCAGGAAGAGCATCCCGAGGGCGCGCTGAAAAACTGGCTGGTGTTCGAAGTCATCGGTGTCGTTATCGGTGCCTTTCTCTCCGGCTTGCTCTCCAACCGTCTGTCCTTTAAGCTCGAACACGGCCCGCGCACGACACGAAACATACGCATCGCCGGGGCTATTTTTGGCGGCGCGCTGTTCGGCTTCGGCGCACAGCTTGGTCGCGGCTGCACCAGCGGCGCAGCGCTCAGCGGTATGGGTGTGCTTTCGACGGGGGGCATCATCACGATGATGGCGATATTCGGCGGCGCGTACGCGTTCGCGTATTTTTTCAGAAAACTCTGGGTGTAA
- a CDS encoding carbonic anhydrase: MKFLPELFVSNKAWAAQQLESDPDFFLKLCNIHSPDLLWIGCSDSRVPANAIVGRAPGELFVHRNVANIVPLSDVNAMAVIDYAVNALEVKHIIVCGHYGCGGIRAFLNGEHGGVAGLWLQHLHTVATEHTGELEALPDFDARWKRLCELNVMAQVRNVAESDVVQSAWNRGAALAVHGWIYDLADGLLRDLEVTVGGV; this comes from the coding sequence ATGAAATTTCTTCCCGAACTCTTCGTCAGCAATAAGGCATGGGCGGCGCAACAGCTCGAAAGCGATCCGGATTTTTTCCTCAAGCTCTGCAATATCCACAGTCCCGATCTGCTCTGGATCGGGTGCTCGGACAGCCGCGTGCCGGCGAATGCCATAGTGGGACGCGCACCGGGCGAGCTGTTCGTGCATCGCAACGTCGCGAATATTGTGCCGTTGTCCGATGTGAACGCCATGGCGGTGATTGACTATGCCGTAAACGCGCTCGAAGTGAAGCACATCATTGTCTGCGGTCATTACGGCTGCGGTGGTATACGCGCTTTTCTGAACGGCGAGCACGGCGGCGTGGCGGGACTCTGGTTACAACACCTGCACACGGTGGCGACAGAGCATACGGGAGAACTCGAGGCTTTGCCGGACTTCGACGCGCGCTGGAAGCGTCTCTGCGAACTGAACGTGATGGCTCAGGTGCGCAATGTCGCCGAATCGGATGTCGTACAAAGCGCGTGGAACAGGGGAGCGGCGCTCGCCGTCCACGGCTGGATATACGACCTCGCCGACGGCCTGCTGCGCGATCTGGAAGTGACGGTGGGAGGGGTTTGA
- a CDS encoding PhzF family phenazine biosynthesis protein, translating into MKLRQYQVDAFARRVFEGNPAAVVPLESWPDDSILQSIAGENNLSETAFFVPAENGFHLRWFTPVAEVDLCGHATLAAAHVLFEHLGYDAQNIVFATRSGTLVVERTDGLLAMDFPSRPPVPCPPPAALSEGLGREVVEVLAADDYIAVFESEEHIISLSPDMTQLGALGLRGVCVTAPGLEDDFVSRFFAPKLGIAEDPVTGSAHCELTPYWAARLGKTTLTARQLSRRGGTVTCTLSGDRVLLLGSAVTFMIGEIDTGD; encoded by the coding sequence ATGAAACTCAGGCAATATCAGGTGGACGCCTTCGCACGTCGTGTTTTCGAAGGCAATCCGGCGGCGGTCGTTCCGCTGGAATCGTGGCCGGACGACAGCATCCTCCAGTCAATAGCGGGAGAAAATAATCTCTCCGAGACAGCGTTTTTTGTCCCTGCTGAAAACGGGTTTCATCTCCGATGGTTTACACCGGTTGCGGAGGTCGATCTCTGCGGCCACGCCACGCTGGCCGCAGCTCATGTGCTGTTCGAACATCTGGGCTATGATGCGCAGAACATCGTGTTTGCAACGCGCAGCGGAACGCTCGTTGTGGAAAGGACAGACGGCTTGCTGGCCATGGACTTTCCGTCCCGTCCTCCCGTGCCATGTCCGCCACCCGCAGCGCTGTCGGAGGGTCTCGGCCGGGAGGTGGTGGAAGTGCTGGCGGCCGACGACTACATCGCCGTATTCGAAAGCGAGGAGCACATCATCTCGCTCTCGCCCGATATGACACAGCTCGGCGCGTTGGGGCTGCGCGGGGTTTGCGTCACCGCCCCCGGTCTGGAGGACGATTTCGTCAGCCGTTTCTTCGCGCCCAAGCTTGGTATCGCGGAAGATCCCGTCACAGGATCGGCGCATTGCGAACTCACACCATACTGGGCCGCCCGTCTCGGGAAAACCACACTGACGGCACGACAACTATCCAGACGAGGGGGTACGGTGACCTGCACTTTGTCGGGCGACCGGGTGCTGCTGCTCGGCTCCGCCGTAACATTCATGATCGGCGAAATCGACACCGGCGACTGA